The bacterium genomic sequence ACTTCATGGAACCCAAGCCGGGCATCTCGCCGACGACCAAACACCTCCAGGAGGTGATCGCGAACATGAAGTCGCAGGGCGTGCGGCTCGTGATCGCCGCGGCCTACTACGATCCGCGCCATGCGGAGTTCGTCGCACGGAACACCGGCGCCCGCATCGTGACGATGGCGCACATGGTGGGCGCGCTCGACGGCACAAGCGACTACGTGGCGATGATCGACGCCAACGTGCGGCAACTGGTCGGAGCGGCGAAGCCATGAAGCCGGACTATATCGTCAGGACCGAGAACCTGGTCCTGGGCTACGGACGCAACGACGTGTTGCGCGACGTGAATATCGAGTTTCGCCCGGGCGAGTTCTGGGCGCTTTTGGGACGCAACGGCGTCGGCAAGACCACGTTGATCAAGGCGTTGCTCGGCATATTCGCGCCGCGCGCCGGGCGCATCGTGTTCCACCGCGATCTGGCGCTGAAGGAAAACGTGGGCTACGTGCCGCAGCGCGCGCGGATCAATCCGACGCTGCCCTCGACCATTCGGGAGTTCATTCTGCTGGGGCTGGTCGGCATTCGCGCCTCGGCGGCGGAAGCCGAGGCCCGCCTTCAGTGGGCGCTGGCGCACGTCGGCCTGACGGCGCTCGCCGAGCGGGACACGCGATCGCTGTCGGGCGGTCAGTTTCAGCGGGCTCTTGTGGGGCGAGCCCTCGTGCGCCGGCCCCGTCTTCTGTTTCTCGACGAGCCGACGACGGGGTTGGATCTCGTGTCCGAGGTGGAATTGCTGGCGTGCCTCGAGGATCTCAACCGCGGCGAAGGGCTAACGATCGCGTTGATCACGCACGATCTGGCGCTGGCGGCGCAACATGCCTCGCACGCGGCGATTTTCATCGCGGGCGGCGTTACGAGCGGACCGCTGCCGTCGACCATGACCTCCGAGGCGCTGAGGCGCGCGTACGGCGTCGATATCGCCGTGGTGCACGATGAAACCGGAAAACTGAGCGTCCATCTCGGGCGGGTGGAGTCCGTCGCATGATCATGCGATTCGCCGAATCGTGGACGTTGTTCCACAACACGTATCTTGTCGGGTGGCTGATCGGCGTGGCGCTGTCGTTGGTCGGCGTGGTCGCCGTGGCCCGGGACCAGATCTTCCTGGGCGCGGCGGTTTCGCAGGCGTCGACGCTCGGGATCGCCTTGGCGATGTTCGGCGCCGTGAAACTCGCCGCGTTCGGCTTCGGCTGGCTCGAATCCGACTTTGTCCTTTCGGCCGCGGCGGTCGTGTTTTCGGTGGGCGCGGCGATCTTCGCCGGTGGCGGCGGCGACGAGCGCGGCGAGTCGCACGAGGCGATCGCCGGATGGGTGTTTCTTCTATCGGCCAGCGTGTC encodes the following:
- a CDS encoding ABC transporter ATP-binding protein, encoding MKPDYIVRTENLVLGYGRNDVLRDVNIEFRPGEFWALLGRNGVGKTTLIKALLGIFAPRAGRIVFHRDLALKENVGYVPQRARINPTLPSTIREFILLGLVGIRASAAEAEARLQWALAHVGLTALAERDTRSLSGGQFQRALVGRALVRRPRLLFLDEPTTGLDLVSEVELLACLEDLNRGEGLTIALITHDLALAAQHASHAAIFIAGGVTSGPLPSTMTSEALRRAYGVDIAVVHDETGKLSVHLGRVESVA